From a single Sorghum bicolor cultivar BTx623 chromosome 5, Sorghum_bicolor_NCBIv3, whole genome shotgun sequence genomic region:
- the LOC8058624 gene encoding lysM domain receptor-like kinase 4 translates to MASLHDLTAMLLLLFCILSGGVHVFAPLRVQAQQPYGSQIADCTNTHNASGLLGYFCGAGAATSCPTFLTFTARGPYSTLATIGALLGADPATLVAPDAAAAAGGGADAPLAAGTRVLVPATCTCTATPDPDGGRFYQRNVSTYVAAAGDTLLIIANDTFQGLTSCQALEAQALRGAPPQSLLAGQRLLPVPLRCACPTAAQAAAGARFLVTYLVDVSDELAAVAARFGVDDAQTVADANQLQPPFTIFPYTTLLIPVAAQPNVSRIQTPPPPPPPPPPPVVAPPAPGTKSGSRVGVYVGVAVAVVAVAAIASAGAFLALRARRRRAGAVLAAGEAVAKKEGKAGKGDDTAATSSGFGEYSLSTSEAFSSISVTDIKSSLKVYTYAELKAATDDFSPDRRIGGSVYRAAFNGDAAAVEVVDRNVSTEVELMRKINHLNLIRLIGLCHHVGRWYLVTEYAEHGALRDRLVAGAAAPLTWAQRVQVALDVAEGLRYLHEYARPAWVHMDVSSGSVLLAGDGPRAKLRGFGAARAITGATVGAEEAMFTMTSRIAGTRGYIAPEYLEHGVVSPKADVYSLGVVLLELVTGRDAEELVGDGGVGDPFVALRELAEELDGGGDAVLQRLEELVDPALPGGSCPQDAVVMVVRLIERCVRRDPARRPTTGEVAQRLLKLSGVSALSWRNSPESPRSSGSGKGLMY, encoded by the coding sequence ATGGCCTCGCTCCACGACCTCACCGCCATGCTCCTCTTGCTCTTCTGCATCCTCTCCGGCGGCGTGCACGTGTTTGCGCCGCTGCGGGTCCAGGCGCAGCAGCCCTACGGCAGCCAGATCGCCGACTGCACCAACACCCACAACGCCTCCGGCCTGCTCGGCTACTtctgcggcgccggcgccgccacgTCGTGCCCGACCTTCCTCACCTTCACCGCCCGGGGGCCTTACTCCACCCTCGCCACCATCGGGGCGCTCCTCGGCGCCGACCCCGCCACCCTCGTGGcgcccgacgccgccgccgccgccggcggcggtgcGGACGCGCCGCTCGCGGCGGGCACCCGGGTGCTGGTCCCGGCGACTTGCACCTGCACGGCCACGCCGGACCCGGACGGCGGGCGGTTCTACCAGCGGAACGTCAGCACGTACGTCGCCGCGGCCGGCGACACGCTGCTCATCATCGCCAACGACACGTTCCAGGGCCTGACGTCGTGCCAGGCGCTGGAGGCGCAGGCGCTCCGCGGCGCGCCGCCGCAGAGCCTCCTCGCGGGGCAGCGCCTCCTCCCCGTGCCGCTCCGCTGCGCGTGCCCGACCGCGGCGCAGGCCGCGGCGGGGGCGAGGTTCCTCGTCACCTACCTCGTCGACGTCTCCGACGAGCTCGCCGCCGTGGCCGCGCGGTTCGGGGTCGACGACGCCCAGACCGTCGCGGACGCCAACCAGCTGCAGCCGCCCTTCACCATCTTCCCCTACACCACCCTGCTCATCCCCGTCGCCGCGCAGCCCAACGTGTCGCGCATccagacgccgccgccgcctcccccgcctcctcctccgccggtgGTGGCGCCGCCTGCGCCGGGGACGAAGAGCGGTAGCCGTGTCGGGGTCTACGTTGGCGTTGCGGTGGCGGTGGTTGCCGTCGCCGCGATCGCCTCCGCCGGAGCTTTCCTCGCTCTGAGAGCGAGGAGGAGGCGGGCCGGCGCCGTCCTAGCCGCCGGCGAGGCGGTGGCCAAGAAGGAAGGTAAGGCAGGCAAAGGCGACGACACGGCGGCGACGTCGTCGGGTTTCGGCGAGTACTCGCTCTCCACCAGCGAGGCGTTCTCGAGCATTTCCGTCACGGACATCAAGTCGTCGCTGAAGGTGTACACGTACGCGGAGCTCAAGGCGGCCACCGACGACTTCAGCCCGGACCGCCGCATCGGCGGGTCGGTGTACCGCGCGGCGTTCAACGGCGACGCGGCGGCGGTCGAGGTGGTGGACCGGAACGTGTCGACGGAGGTGGAGCTGATGCGGAAGATCAACCACCTCAACCTGATCCGCCTCATCGGCCTCTGCCACCACGTCGGCCGGTGGTACCTCGTCACCGAGTACGCCGAGCACGGCGCGCTCCGGGACCGCCTGGTCGCGGGCGCGGCGGCGCCGCTGACGTGGGCGCAGCGGGTGCAGGTCGCGCTGGACGTCGCCGAGGGGCTCAGGTACCTGCACGAGTACGCGCGGCCGGCGTGGGTGCACATGGACGTCAGCAGCGGCAGCGTCCTCCTGGCCGGCGACGGGCCCCGCGCCAAGCTCCGGGGCTTCGGCGCCGCCAGGGCCATCACGGGCGCCACCGTCGGCGCCGAGGAGGCGATGTTCACGATGACGAGCCGCATCGCGGGGACGCGCGGGTACATCGCGCCGGAGTACCTGGAGCACGGCGTGGTGTCGCCCAAGGCGGACGTGTACTCGCTCGGCGTCGTGCTGCTGGAGCTCGTCACGGGCAGGGACGCGGAGGAGCTGGTGGGCGACGGCGGCGTGGGCGACCCGTTCGTCGCGCTGCGGGAGCTCGCCGAGGagctcgacggcggcggggACGCGGTGCTGCAGCGGCTGGAGGAGCTCGTGGACCCGGCGCTGCCGGGCGGGAGCTGCCCGCAGGACGCCGTGGTCATGGTGGTCAGGCTGATCGAGAGGTGCGTCAGGCGAGACCCGGCGCGCCGTCCCACGACCGGGGAGGTGGCGCAGCGCCTCCTCAAGCTGTCGGGGGTCTCGGCGCTCAGCTGGCGGAACTCGCCGGAGTCGCCCCGCAGCTCCGGCAGCGGAAAAGGCCTCATGTACTAG
- the LOC8061723 gene encoding endothelin-converting enzyme 2: MAASADDVAPSTASAYLDPSYWDARFGKEEHYEWFKDFSHFRHLLAPLLSPSLSVLEVGCGNSRLGEELLREGVAGGVTCVDLSPVAVQRMRDRLATQGTKGVDVVVADMLDLPFEQESFDLVIEKGTMDVLFVDSGDPWDPNPTTVDNVMKMLKCIHRVLKPEGVFVSITFGQPHFRRRFFEAPEFTWSVEYSTFGDGFHYFFYTLKKGKRSPESSSYQNTLPAAPKLNMVHEELENEDFIFLTNLD; the protein is encoded by the exons atggccgcctCCGCCGACGACGTCGCCCCATCAACGGCCTCCGCCTACCTCGACCCCTCCTACTG GGACGCGCGGTTCGGGAAGGAGGAGCACTACGAGTGGTTCAAGGACTTCTCCCACTTCCGCCACCTCCTCGCGCCGCTCCTCTCCCCGTCCCTCTCG gtcctcgaggtcGGGTGCGGCAACTCGCGGCTTGGGGAGGAGCTCCTGCGGGAGGGCGTCGCCGGCGGCGTCACCTGCGTCGATCTGTCCCCCGTCGCCGTCCAGCGGATGCGCGACCGCCTCGCCACTCAGGGCACCAAAG GCGTGGATGTTGTGGTGGCCGACATGCTTGATCTGCCGTTTGAGCAGGAGAGCTTTGACCTCGTCATCGAGAAGGGCACCATG GACGTGTTGTTTGTGGACAGTGGCGATCCATGGGACCCCAATCCTACAACAGTGGATAACGTGATGAAAATGCTTAAATGTATCCACAGGGTTTTGAAGCCAGAAGGCGTCTTTGTATCAATTACCTTTGGGCAG CCACACTTTCGACGGCGATTTTTTGAAGCTCCTGAGTTTACATGGTCTGTTGAGTACAGTACCTTTGGTGATGGCTTCCATTATTTCTTCTACACTCTTAAGAAG GGCAAGAGGTCACCGGAGTCCAGCAGTTACCAAAATACATTACCTGCTGCTCCAAAACTAAATATGGTCCACGAAGAGCTCGAGAACGAGGACTTCATATTCCTCACAAACCTTGATTAG
- the LOC8061724 gene encoding actin-related protein 2/3 complex subunit 5A — protein sequence MSSSAAYPDADENLEAIITRVEQKSRKIETLLKQSKPVEALKTALEGSPLKTRDERCKSANWIVVHRAMMAIRDVDGMFNSLDPEYYDILMKYLYRGLSTGDRPTCDQCLKIHEKLTEKAGLGCILRSLADTVNTV from the exons ATGTCTTCGTCGGCGGCGTACCCTGACGCGGACGAGAATCTGGAGGCCATCATCACCCGCGTCGAGCAGAAGTCCCGAAAGATCGAGACCCTCCTCAAGCA GTCGAAGCCGGTGGAGGCCCTGAAGACGGCGCTGGAGGGGTCGCCCCTCAAGACCCGCGACGAGCGATGCAAG TCTGCGAACTGGATCGTGGTGCACCGCGCGATGATGGCGATCAGGGACGTCGACGGCATGTTCAACTCCCTGGATCCCGAGTACTACGACATCCTCATGAA GTACCTTTATAGAGGTTTATCTACAGGGGATAGGCCAACATGTGACCAGTGCCTCAAAATTCATGAAAAGCTGACTGAGAAGGCAGGCCTAGGCTGTATATTGCGGTCCCTTGCTGATACTGTAAACACTGTATGA